CACATTTTTGCCGCGGCGTTCGGAGCCCTGTTGGTCGCCCTGCCGGTCCGGGAAGCGTTGCGTGCTGACGCGGCCCTCTACACGGTGGAGGACCTGGGGCAGTTGGATGGCCAGGCGCCGACCGTGACCGGAATGAATGCCTCGGGGCAGCTTTCCGGTTACGTGACCGGTCCCTCGGGCTATCCTCGCGCGGTCCGCTACACCGCCGAGACGGGATGGCAGTACGTCCCCGGCGTGAGCAGCTTCTACAGCCAGGCCATGGGCATCAACGACAACGGTGACCTGGTCGGCTATCACTACAACGGGACGTCGTTCCGCGCCTTCCGCTACGTCGAAGGCCCCGGCGCGACGTTCATCGATCCGCTCCCCGGCGGCACGATGACGCTCGGCCGCGCCATCGACAACAACGGCAACGTCATCGGGCAGGCTGACTCGGCAGACGGGCCGCTCGGGTTCCGCTCGGCTCCCGGACTGCCGGCGGTCGCGCTGCCGACACTCGGCGGCGCCGCAATCGCCTGCGGCGTGAACGCCGCGGGACAGGTCGCCGGCTACGGCGCCAACGCCGTCGGCCAGCAGCACCCGTTCCGGATCGAAGCCGACAACTCCGTGACCGACATCACCCCGCTGGACGGCGCTGCCGGCACCGGCATGGCGTGCGCCATCGATGCGTCCGGCCGCGTCGGCGGGACCTCGACCACCGGCGGAACCTTCCGCGCGTTCGTGTTCGATTCCGGATCCGCGGTCAACGTCGACGCGTTCCCCGCCTCCGCGCAGAGCACCGTCGAGGCAGTCGCCGCCGGCGTCGCCGTCGGCTGGTTTCTCTCGCTCGAGGACGGCGCGGCCCACGCGTTCGTGAATACCGCCGACGGCTCGGCGGATCTCAACACGCTCATCGCCCCCGGCTCCGGCTGGCAGCTCGATCAGGCGTTCGCGGTGAACGCCGGCGGCAGCATCGCCGGCCTCGGACGCCTGAACGGACAGCCCCGCGTGTTCCGCCTGACCCGCGTCCAGACCAGCGACACCACGGCGCCGGTGATCGCAGCGCTCTCCGCCTCGCCGTCGACGATCGAGCCGCCGGACAACCGGATGGTGACCGTGGCGATCTCGCCAACCGTCACTGACGACCGCGATCCCTCGCCGGTGTGCGCCGTGACCGGGATCGACGGCCATGGCGCGCCGGCCACCGACTTCAGCGTCGTCGGACCGCTGACCGGCTGGGTGCGGGCGCGCGGCGGCGCCACGTATACCTTCGCGGTGTCGTGCAGCGACGCGGCGGGCAACGCAGCCACCGGCACGGTGGACGTGGCCGTGCCGCCCGACACCAGCGCCCCCGTCATCACGAGCCTGTCGGCGAACCCGTCCACGATCTGGCCGCCGAACGGCGCCGGTGTGGCGGTCACGGTGAGCGTGACGGCGACCGATAACGTTGACGCGTCTCCCTCATGCGCCCTGTCCGGGATCTCGGTCGTTCCGTCCAGCACGGGGGACTTCGGCATCACGGGCCCGCTGACCGCGAAGGTCCGCGCCGTCGGCGGCCGCACCTATACGCTGACGGTGACCTGCCGCGACACGGCCGGAAACCAGTCGTCCGGCGCGGTGGCAGTGGTCGTGCCCCCTGACACGAAGGCGCCCGTAATCCAGAGCATCGTCGCGACGCCTGGGACGATCTGGCCGCCGAACGGCAAGATGGTCAACGTGAACGTGATGGTGGACGCGACAGACGACGTCGATGCGCTGCCGCAGTGCGCGCTGAAGTCCGTGGTGGTCAACGGCGGCGTCGCCAGCGACGGCGTCGTCACCGGCACGTTCACCGCCAGCGTGCGCGCCGAGAAGGATTACAGCTACACGCTCAAGGTGGCCTGCCGCGACGCGGCGGGCAACACGTCGTTCGGCTCGACGACGGTCCTGGTCGTGAACAAGGACGAAGCGGCGGCGAGAAGGCTCCCGGCCAAGGCGGTGATGGCGCTGCTGAAGAAGGCGGCGATCAAGAAAGCCGCGGCGAACGCGAAGCGCTACTTCTCGCGCGGCTCTTCGAGGTAGGTATAGCCCTGGAGGCCTTCCTCGTAGAACTCGAGTAGGCGTCCGGACTCTTCGTAGGTCACGCGCCCCTCGCGGACGGCGACCTCCACGTCGTGCCGCAGCTTGCGGACGAGCACCTCCGCGTCGAACTCGACGTAGTCGAGGACTTCGCGGACGGTGTCTCCCTTGATGACGGCGTCGAGCACGACGTTGCCGGCGTCGTCCAGGCTGACGTGCACGGCGTGCGTATCGCCGAACAGGTTGTGGAGGTCCCCCAGGATCTCCTGGTACGCGCCCACCAGGAACACGCCGAGATAGTAGGGCTCGCCGTTCACGGTGTGCAGCGGCAGCGTCTTCTTCACGTCGCGGCGGTCGATGAACGAGTCGATCTTGCCGTCCGAATCGCAGGTGATGTCCCCCAGCACGGCGTGGTGGCTGGGGGGGCGATTCAGGTTGTGAATCGGCATCACCGGGAAGAGCTGCTTGATCGCCCAGCTGTCGGGAATCGACTGGAACAGCGAGAAGTTGCAGAAATAGGTGTCCGCCATGGCGTCGTCCAGCGCCTGGAGATCCTCGGGGACGTCGTCCATCTGCGCGACCAGCTTCTTCAACTTGACCAGGATGGCCCAGTAGAGGTTCTCGGCCTGGCAGCGCTGCTCGAGCGGCAGGTAGCCGCCGGTGAACAGGTTCATCGCCATGTCGAGCGCCTGCTGCGCGTCGTGGTAGCTTTCGAGGGCGTTGCGCACCGACAGCCCCTGGAACGTCTCGAGCAGATCGATGACCGGCTGCTCGGCCTCGTCCGGGGAGATGTGCTCGGGGATCTTCTCCTCGCCGAACGCCGAGACGCCGAGGACGTTGAAGATCAGCACGCTGTGGTAGGCGACGATCGCCCGCCCGCTCTCGGAAACGATCGTCGGGTGCTTGACGCCGGCGTCGTCACACACCGTCTGGATGTGATAGACGACGTCGTTGGCGTATTCCTCGAGGGTGTAGTTGACGCTCGACTCGAAGTTCGTCTGCGACCCGTCGTAGTCCACGCCGAGGCCGCCGCCCACGTCCAGATATTCCAGCCCGGCGCCGGCCTTCACCAGCTCGGTATAGATGCGGGCCGCCTCGTTCAGCGCCCCCTTGACGATGCGGATGTTGGGGATCTGGCTTCCGAGGTGGAAGTGCAGGAGCTTGAAGCAGTCCTGCATTCCGTGGCTCTTGAGCTCCTCGAGGCCGCGGAGCACCTCCGCGACCGTCAGGCCGAATTTCGAGCGGTAGCCCCCTGACCCCTGCCAGCGGCCGCTGCCGCGGGCGGCGAGCTTCACGCGCATGCCGATCTGGGGGCGGACGCCGACGCGCTCCGCGTACTTCAGGATCAGGCCGAGCTCGGTGTACTTCTCGACCACCGGGATGATGTTGCGGCCCACCTTCTGGGCCAGCATCGCCATCTCGATGTATTCGGCGTCCTTGAAGCCGTTGCAGATGATGGGGGTGTTGTTGTGCGCCTGCGCCATCACCGCGAGCAGCTCCGGCTTCGAGCCTGCCTCGAGGCCGAATCCGTACTCGCGGCCGAACTCCAGCACCTCTTCGACGACCTGGCGCTGCTGGTTGACCTTGATCGGGTAGACGCAGACGTAGCGCCCCTCGTAGGAGTGCTGGTTGATGGCCGCCCTGAAGGCGTTGTGGATGTCCCCGAGGCGGTGCCGCAGGATGTCGCGGAACCGGATCAGCACCGGCAAGCCGATGCCGCGAAGCTGGAGGTGGTCGGTGAGCTGCTTCAGGTCGATGGCGCGGGCGCGGTCCTTGGTCGGATGGACGAGGACGTGGCCGTCGCTCGAGATCGAGAAGTAGCCCTTCCCCCAGCGATCCAGCTCGTAGAGCTCGGTGGCGTCGCTGACGGTGAAGATTTCACCCGCTTGCCAGGTACGCGAGCGGGTCGTGGGGCTGCTCACTTCGTTGATGATGATACACAGAAAATTTCAAAGTTCATCCGCGCTTTTCGTCATCGCGCTGCCAGAATCGCAACGCCGCGGCGCGCGCGCCGGCGGATCTTCGAGGAAACGCGGCGGCACCGCGCTTGCGGTCAGGTTCGACACACCGCAATGTCTTCGGTTCTGTTCGTCAGTCTGGATGGCGACCTGCGTGCCGTGGCGTCTCACGTCCTGCGCAAGGCGGGATGGCAGGTGACGGCCGTCGCGCACGGCGGCCATGCGCTGCTCGCGTGCGCCGGCGGGCGGAGGTTCGACGTGCTGGTCGTCGACGAGAGGACCCATGCGGACTCCGCCGCCGCCCTCGAGCGGCAGCTGCGGCGCGACTGTCCGGACATTCAAACCGTCTGCGTTCGGGACCGGCGCGCCGCCGCGGCGGACGGCCGGGTCGAGATCCTCCGCCCGTTCACGGCGGACGATCTCATCGGCGCGGTGCGCTCGGCGGCGACTGCCAGTCCCTCGGCGTGACCGCGGGTCAGATCGTTCTGCGGCGGGCGACCAGCCGGTAGATCACCAGCAGCAGGATCGCGCCGGCGATCGACATCAGCCAGCCGGCTGACTCGTTCGGGCCGTAGAACCCCATCGCGCGGCCGATGAACCCGCCGAGCAGAGCGCCGGCGATGCCCAGCAGCATCGTCACGATGAAGCCGCCGGGGTCGCGGCCCGGTGTCACGAGCTTCGCAATTATCCCCACGACCAACCCAAAGACTATCCAGGACAGAATGCCCATCGGCTCGCCTCCTTACTCCTGACGCAGGAGAGCAAGCTACTCGCCAACGACGGCTCTGCCGTGGCGCGGTCAGAAGAGTTTCGGCCGGATGAGGCCCTCGTGCTGCAGCAGCCACTGCTTGCGCTCGAGACCGCCGCCGTAGCCGGTCAGGCTGCCGTCCGAACCGATGACCCGGTGACAGGGCACGATGACGGCAACGGGGTTCGCGCCATTGGCGGCGCCTACCGCGCGGACGGCGGTGACGCTGCCGATCCGCCGCGCCAGCTCCGCATAAGAGATGCTGGTGCCGGCCGGGATCCGCCGAAGCGCCTGCCAGACCTGCTTCTGGAAGGATGTCCCGTTCAGCTCGACGGGCACGCCGTCCAGCACGCCCAGGTCCCCCTCGAAATAGCGCCGCAGAACGGCCGCCGTGGAAAGCGGCTGCCGCGAACGGAGCTCGCCGGGATACCAGCGCTCGAACGTGCGGTCGATTTCGGGGCCGTCCGGCCCGAAGTGCAGGAGGCAGACGCGGCCGGCGCGCTCCGCGGCGGTCAGCGGGCCGATCGGGGAGTCCACGGTCTGAATCTGAATCATGACGGGCGATCTACTTCACGACGACGGAGGCGCGGGCACGCCTGCCGTCGGCGTCGCGGACCTCAATCTGATGCGTCCCCACGGCAAGCGGCCACGCGAGTGCCCGCTCCGACGAGGACGTTCCGATCATCGCACCATCGACGAGCCACGTCACGGTCGTCGGCCGCTCGGTGGTGGCGCGCAGCGGGAGCGCCTGGAACTCCCGCCGCAGGGTCGGATCGATGCTGTAAATCGCTCCGGCGGGCGGATTGGCGATCTGCAGGGCCGCGATCCGTCTGGTGGCGGCGGCGGGAGCGTCGGTACCGCCGTCCACCCGGGCGCGGAACGCGCCGGATCCGTCCGCCGAGGCGCGCGGGGAGGCGGAGGCCCAGGCGCGGTACTCGGGCGGGTAGATGGTCAGAAGCTCGCCGTCGCTCGCGTGATGCCACGAGCACGGCACCGGGTCGGAGCCCTTGACGCTCCATTCGGCCGACCGGGACGGACACCAGGCATTCGCGCGCTGACCGGAAAGCATGCAGATGTTCGTCCGCTCGAGTCCCTGCGGCGCCGGAAGGATGGCGTGAGCCGTGGCCGACTCGCGCCCCTTCGCCGCCGCCAGCATGACCTGGTGAAAGATCGGCCCCGCTCCCGTGACGCCCGACGAATTGCGCAGCGGCGTCCGATCGAAGTTGCCGACCCACACGCCGATGGTGACGTCCCTGGTGTAGCCGATCGTCCAGTTGTCGTGATACGCCTGCGAGGTCCCCGTCTTCGCGGCGACGGCGAACGGAAAATCGAGGTCGCTTCCGCGCCCGAAGGCGTCCTCCCGCGCGCGCGGGTCGCTCAGGATATCGGTAATCAGGAACGCCGTCTCGGGTGAGACGAGCGTCCGCTGATCTCCAGACTGACGGCCTGAGCTGCGTTCAGCCTCCGTCTCCCCGGTCCGCCGCGAGCCCTCCTCACGGAGAAACGCCGGCCGCGTCCATACGCCGCCGCGTGCAAACGAGGCGTAGGCGGCGACCAGCTCGTCCAGCCTCACCTCGGCGTTGCCCAGCGTCAACCCGAGACCGTAGTAACCCGGCGCGCGATCGAAGGTCGACAGTCCCGCCCGGGACAGGAATCGCAGCAGCGCGCTCACGCCCATCTCGGAGGCGAGCGCCACCGCGGGCACGTTCTGCGAGCCGGCCAGCGCCCGCCGCGCCAGCATCGGGCCGTGATAGCGGCCGTCGTAGTTCCGCGGGCTGTAGAGCACGCCCGGTTCCGCGGTGGCAAAGTGCGTCGCCAGATCCGGGAGCACGGACGCCGGTCCGTACCCGTGCTCGAACGCGAGCGCATACGTGAACGGCTTCAGCGCCGACCCGGGTTGACGCGGCACCAGCGGACCGTTGATCGATCCACCACCTTCGACATCGCCATAATTGCCGGAGCCCTCCCACGCCAGCCACTCGCCGCTGGCGTTGTCGAGCACGATGACAGCAGCATTGGCAGCGCCGTGCGCCCGCAGCGCCGGCCGGGCCTGCTCGACGATGCGCTCGACCTCGCGCTGCAGATCGAGATCCAGCGTGGTCTGGACGCGGGTCGCGGCCGGCCCGGCGGCGGATCGGACCATCTCCACGAAGTGCGGCGCGTTGAACGTGGCCTGCCGCGGCCGCAGCGCGATCCGTTCCTCGCGCGCTTCGATCAAACGTTCCGGGCTGAGCGTCCCGGCCGCCGCCATGCGGTGGAGCACGGTCTGCTGCCGCCGGCGCGCCGACGCGAAGTTCCGCCAGGGGTTGAATGCCGTCGGCCGCTGCGGCAGCGCCGCGAGGAACCCGGCTTGTGCCGGAGTCAGCATCGAGGCGTCGACGCCGAAGTAGATCTGACTCGCCCGGCCCGCGCCGGCCGCCTGATTTCCATAGGACGCGAGGTTCAGGTAGAGGGCGAGGATTTCGCGCTTGGTGAGGCGATGCTCGAGCCGCAGCGCGATCACCAGCTCGCGCAGCTTGGCGCGAAGGCCGCGCGGACGCACCCCTTCGCGGCGCTGCAGCAGCAGCTTCGCCGCCTGCTGGGTGATCGTCGAGCCCCCCTCGACAACCTGCCGCTCGGCGAGGTTCTGCCGCAGCGCGCGCAGCATCGCCACCGGATCGACGCCGATATGCGAATAGAACCGGCGATCTTCGGCGGCGAGGGTCGCATCCACCAGCACCGCCGGCAGCGCGTCCGCCGAAAGCGGATCGACTCGCGACCCGGACGAGGTCAACGCCTCGTAAAGCACGCGGCCATGGCGGTCGACGACGACGGTCGATGGTGTGTCGACGCCGTCCAGCAGCCCGGCTGGCAGCGCCCCGCAACGCAGCCAGACACCCGTGCCGATCGCGGCCACGGTCGCGGCCGTCACCCACTTCGACCGGATTCGGCGCCGCAGGTACGTCAGCAGCCCGGTCACACGGATCACTTCTTCACTTCGATCACCGTGGTCGCCGTGCGTCCGAACACCTCGGGCTCGTACATCTCCTCGGCGTGGCTCGGCGCGGTGCGGAACGTGCCGGCTGTCGTGGCGCGCGCGATGTAGCTGAACACGTGGCGCCCTTCGCTCAGCCGCGTGGCGAACAGCCGGACGCGATCGTCGAAGCGCTCGACGTGATCGAAGCCGCCGCGCTGCCACCAGGCGGTCCAGTCGCCGGGCTGCGCCGCCTCGTTCTGCGCCTGGGCGAGCGACTGCGCGGAGGTCGCGAACCAAGATTCGACCGGCTCGAATCCCGCGGGCAGCGGATCGGTGACCGCGACGAACCGGCGCTCCTTCGTCAGGTTGAGCGTCAGCGTGATGCGCACCAGGTCCCCCGCTTGG
This genomic window from Vicinamibacterales bacterium contains:
- the speA gene encoding biosynthetic arginine decarboxylase, with amino-acid sequence MSSPTTRSRTWQAGEIFTVSDATELYELDRWGKGYFSISSDGHVLVHPTKDRARAIDLKQLTDHLQLRGIGLPVLIRFRDILRHRLGDIHNAFRAAINQHSYEGRYVCVYPIKVNQQRQVVEEVLEFGREYGFGLEAGSKPELLAVMAQAHNNTPIICNGFKDAEYIEMAMLAQKVGRNIIPVVEKYTELGLILKYAERVGVRPQIGMRVKLAARGSGRWQGSGGYRSKFGLTVAEVLRGLEELKSHGMQDCFKLLHFHLGSQIPNIRIVKGALNEAARIYTELVKAGAGLEYLDVGGGLGVDYDGSQTNFESSVNYTLEEYANDVVYHIQTVCDDAGVKHPTIVSESGRAIVAYHSVLIFNVLGVSAFGEEKIPEHISPDEAEQPVIDLLETFQGLSVRNALESYHDAQQALDMAMNLFTGGYLPLEQRCQAENLYWAILVKLKKLVAQMDDVPEDLQALDDAMADTYFCNFSLFQSIPDSWAIKQLFPVMPIHNLNRPPSHHAVLGDITCDSDGKIDSFIDRRDVKKTLPLHTVNGEPYYLGVFLVGAYQEILGDLHNLFGDTHAVHVSLDDAGNVVLDAVIKGDTVREVLDYVEFDAEVLVRKLRHDVEVAVREGRVTYEESGRLLEFYEEGLQGYTYLEEPREK
- a CDS encoding GlsB/YeaQ/YmgE family stress response membrane protein, translating into MGILSWIVFGLVVGIIAKLVTPGRDPGGFIVTMLLGIAGALLGGFIGRAMGFYGPNESAGWLMSIAGAILLLVIYRLVARRRTI
- a CDS encoding methylated-DNA--[protein]-cysteine S-methyltransferase: MIQIQTVDSPIGPLTAAERAGRVCLLHFGPDGPEIDRTFERWYPGELRSRQPLSTAAVLRRYFEGDLGVLDGVPVELNGTSFQKQVWQALRRIPAGTSISYAELARRIGSVTAVRAVGAANGANPVAVIVPCHRVIGSDGSLTGYGGGLERKQWLLQHEGLIRPKLF
- the pbpC gene encoding penicillin-binding protein 1C, whose amino-acid sequence is MIRVTGLLTYLRRRIRSKWVTAATVAAIGTGVWLRCGALPAGLLDGVDTPSTVVVDRHGRVLYEALTSSGSRVDPLSADALPAVLVDATLAAEDRRFYSHIGVDPVAMLRALRQNLAERQVVEGGSTITQQAAKLLLQRREGVRPRGLRAKLRELVIALRLEHRLTKREILALYLNLASYGNQAAGAGRASQIYFGVDASMLTPAQAGFLAALPQRPTAFNPWRNFASARRRQQTVLHRMAAAGTLSPERLIEAREERIALRPRQATFNAPHFVEMVRSAAGPAATRVQTTLDLDLQREVERIVEQARPALRAHGAANAAVIVLDNASGEWLAWEGSGNYGDVEGGGSINGPLVPRQPGSALKPFTYALAFEHGYGPASVLPDLATHFATAEPGVLYSPRNYDGRYHGPMLARRALAGSQNVPAVALASEMGVSALLRFLSRAGLSTFDRAPGYYGLGLTLGNAEVRLDELVAAYASFARGGVWTRPAFLREEGSRRTGETEAERSSGRQSGDQRTLVSPETAFLITDILSDPRAREDAFGRGSDLDFPFAVAAKTGTSQAYHDNWTIGYTRDVTIGVWVGNFDRTPLRNSSGVTGAGPIFHQVMLAAAKGRESATAHAILPAPQGLERTNICMLSGQRANAWCPSRSAEWSVKGSDPVPCSWHHASDGELLTIYPPEYRAWASASPRASADGSGAFRARVDGGTDAPAAATRRIAALQIANPPAGAIYSIDPTLRREFQALPLRATTERPTTVTWLVDGAMIGTSSSERALAWPLAVGTHQIEVRDADGRRARASVVVK